The nucleotide sequence GCGCCTTGATCGCGAACGCGAACAGGAAGCCGCCGAACAGCAGGTTCATCACGGCGGGGTCGATGACGAAGGCGCCGCTCGACACCGCCGCCGCGATGGCCCGGACGTCGAACGTGCCGGCCGCGAAGGCGGTGCTGCCGGCCGTCGCGACGTAGAGACCGATGACCGCGGCGAGCATGATGAGGCCGCCGAAGAGGTTGTACAGCAGGAACTTCACGGCCGCCTTCGAGCGGGCCTGCGCCGGACCGCCGCCGAAGCCGCCGATCAGGAAGTACATCGGGATCAGCATCGCCTCGAAGAACACGTAGAACAGCAGCACGTCGAGCGCGGTCAGCGAGATGAGCACCATGCCCTCGACGGCCAGCGTCAGCGCCAGGTAGGTGTGCACCGAGCGCGCCCGTTCGCCGCCGTCGAGCCACCCCGCGACGATCAGCAACGGCACCAGCACGGCGGTCAGCACCACCAGGGCCAGGGCGATGCCGTCGACGCCCAGTACGTAACCGGTGCCGAAGGAGGGAATCCACGGGTGGTCCTCGACGAACTGGTACTGCGCACCGGCCGGGTCGAACCGCACGGCGAGCAGCACGGCGACCGCCAGGACGGCCAGCGCGACCGTCAGCGCGGCGTACTTCGCCAGATGCCGTGCGGCGGCGGGCAGCAGCAGCACCGCGACGGCGCCGAGCATCGGCACCGCCCACAGGATCGTCAACCAGGGCATCACCACACCCGCACCGCCAGGATCAGGGCCACCACCAGGGTGGCGCCACCCAACATGGAGAGCGCGTAGCTGCGCGCGAATCCCGTCTGCAGCAGGCCGAGTCGCCGCGACGCCGAGCCGACGGCGGCGCCCAGCCCACGGGACACCCCGTCGATGCCCTCGTCGTCGATCTCCATCAGACCGGCGGTGAGCAGCTGTCCCGGGCGCATCAGGAGTTCCTCGTTGACGGCATCGGCGTAGAGGTCGCGCCGGGCCGCGACCGTCAGCGCGGAGACGTCGGTGGGTGCGGTCACCGGCACCGGCCGCCGGGCGTACATCCGCACGGCGACGAGCACGCCGACGGCGACGACGCCGAGGGTCAGGGCGGTGCTGACCCACACCGGCATCGCGTGGTGGGCCTCGTGCGCGCCGACGACCGGTTCCAGCCAGTGCGCGAGCGTCCCGCCGACGGCCAGCAGCCCCCCGGCGCCGACCGAGCCGACCGCGAGCGCGATCATCGGCGCGGTCATGACGGCCGGCGCCTCTTGCGGGTGGGTGAAGGGCCGCCAGCGCGGCGCGCCGAAGAACGTCAGCACCATGACGCGGGTCATGTAGAACGCGGTGATGCCTGCTCCGAGCAACGTCGCGCCGCCCAGTAGCCAGCCCGTGACACCCCCTGCGGCGAAGGCGGTCTCGATGATCGGGTCCTTGGAGAAGAAGCCCGACAGCGGCGGCACGCCGATGATGGCGAGGTAGCCCAGCCCGAACGTCGCGAACGTGATGGGCAGATACCGGCGCAGACCGCCGTGGCGGCGCATGTCGGTCTCGTCGTCCATGGCGTGCATCACCGAGCCGGCGCCGAGGAACAGGCCCGCCTTGAAGAAGCCGTGCGTCAGCAGGTGCAGGATCGCGAGGGCATACCCGGCGGGCCCGAGCCCGGCGGCGAGCACCATGTAGCCGATCTGGCTCATCGTGGATGCGGCCAGGGCCTTCTTCACGTCGTCCTTCGCGCAGCCGATGACGGCGCCGAACAGCAGCGTGACCGCACCCACCACCACGACCGCGGTGCGGGCCGCCGGCGCGAGGTCGTAGACCGGGCCGGACCGCACGATCAGGTACACCCCGGCGG is from Mycolicibacterium grossiae and encodes:
- the nuoL gene encoding NADH-quinone oxidoreductase subunit L; protein product: MMLPVWLLIALPLAGAVVLLLGGRRTDAWGHLLGTATAVAAFAVGVTQWVHLLGRGAEERTVSETLFSWVPVGALQVDFGLRLDQLSVCFVLLITGVGSLIHVYSIGYMAHDPGRRRFFAYLNLFVAAMLLLVLADNYLGLYVGWEGVGLASYLLIGFWSHKPSAATAAKKAFVVNRVGDIGLAVALMVMVAEAGTVSYDGVFAAAGEMSGGAVTAIGLLLLLAACGKSAQVPLQSWLGDAMEGPTPVSALIHAATMVTAGVYLIVRSGPVYDLAPAARTAVVVVGAVTLLFGAVIGCAKDDVKKALAASTMSQIGYMVLAAGLGPAGYALAILHLLTHGFFKAGLFLGAGSVMHAMDDETDMRRHGGLRRYLPITFATFGLGYLAIIGVPPLSGFFSKDPIIETAFAAGGVTGWLLGGATLLGAGITAFYMTRVMVLTFFGAPRWRPFTHPQEAPAVMTAPMIALAVGSVGAGGLLAVGGTLAHWLEPVVGAHEAHHAMPVWVSTALTLGVVAVGVLVAVRMYARRPVPVTAPTDVSALTVAARRDLYADAVNEELLMRPGQLLTAGLMEIDDEGIDGVSRGLGAAVGSASRRLGLLQTGFARSYALSMLGGATLVVALILAVRVW